One genomic segment of Fusobacterium sp. includes these proteins:
- the atpG gene encoding ATP synthase F1 subunit gamma translates to MAGAKEIKSRIKSVQSTHQITKAMEIVSTTKFKRFSALVTKSRPYAESIHNILSNIAAGVKSEKHPLFDGREEVKKIGVIVMTSDRGLCGGFNNNTLREMEKIMRKNSGKEVSVIAIGRKGREYCSKRKYDLKASYIQLIPETMGDKAKEISENIVEYYYNGIFDEVYMIYNKFVSALRSDLLVRKLIPIERVEATENTAYIFEPDAETILSALLPKYLNVEIYQALLNNTASEHSARKNSMKSATDNAEEMIKELNLKYNRERQSAITQEITEIVGGAAALN, encoded by the coding sequence ATGGCTGGAGCTAAAGAGATAAAAAGCAGAATTAAAAGTGTTCAGTCTACTCACCAGATCACTAAAGCTATGGAAATTGTTTCTACTACAAAATTCAAGAGATTTTCAGCACTAGTAACTAAATCAAGACCTTATGCTGAAAGTATCCATAATATCCTGTCTAATATAGCAGCAGGAGTTAAGAGTGAAAAACATCCTCTTTTTGATGGAAGGGAAGAAGTCAAAAAGATAGGTGTAATAGTTATGACATCTGACAGAGGACTCTGTGGAGGATTTAATAACAATACTCTTAGAGAAATGGAAAAAATCATGAGAAAAAATAGTGGAAAAGAGGTTTCAGTGATTGCTATAGGGAGAAAAGGAAGAGAATACTGCTCTAAGAGAAAGTATGATCTGAAAGCAAGCTATATCCAGCTTATTCCTGAAACTATGGGAGACAAGGCAAAAGAGATAAGTGAAAATATAGTTGAATATTACTATAATGGTATTTTTGATGAAGTGTATATGATCTATAATAAATTTGTATCAGCTTTAAGAAGTGACCTTTTAGTAAGAAAACTTATTCCTATAGAAAGAGTAGAAGCTACAGAAAATACAGCATATATTTTTGAACCAGATGCAGAAACTATTTTATCTGCACTTCTTCCTAAATATTTGAATGTTGAGATATATCAGGCTCTTTTAAATAATACTGCAAGTGAACATTCAGCAAGAAAAAATTCAATGAAGAGTGCTACAGATAATGCAGAAGAAATGATAAAAGAGCTTAATCTGAAATATAATAGAGAGAGACAATCAGCTATTACTCAAGAAATAACTGAAATAGTTGGTGGAGCAGCAGCTCTAAATTAA